AGTGGACACGTGCTCGCTGACACGCTGACTGGATTGGCGACCAGTCCATTGGTTGTCCACGTGTACCCTGACCTTGACTGTGACCCGTGTCATGGTTTGCCGTAgagtgcaaatgtgtgtgtgtgtgtgtgtgtgtgtgtgtgtgtgtttgagcgGGCGTTGGAAGTTATTTGCAGCACCGCCAGACAGGAAGCGGAGGACAAAGAAGGAGCAGGAAAGGCGGAGCTCCCGTCCCGCAGTGGTCGCGGCGCTAGCGGAAAACGGCGGCAGAAGCGGCCCGACGAGCATGCCTGACGGCTACCTTCAAAATGGGGGCGCCACGCATCGCTGTTGTCGTGTGGATGCTGCAGGTGAGCGCCGTCGCCCTGGAGCCAGCCAATGTTTTCAGCCAATTGAAAACACCCACGTGTCTTTCAGGTTCTGATTGGCTCAGCCGGGACAGATGAGACGCGGCACGCTTGTCGCCCGTCCGTCATGGATGTGATGTCCGGTTGGGATGGGATGCGGCTAACTGTAAGCGCGCGAGGGCGCAACTGCTCCCTGGCCGTGCGGTGTGCGGACGCCGCCGAAGACATCCGTTGCGCCCGAAGAAGCCGCGAAGAAGGACGAGCCGATGCGGAGGCCAACGTGACGGCGAGTGCGTGGCCGGCGGGTGCCGTCGTCTTCACCTGCGACTTGCGTCACATGGAACCGGGAAGCGCCTACCTGCTGCAGGTCCACGCTGGCGGCGCCACGCCGGAAGTGGCCAACGTCAGCGTGCACACCTGTAAGTTGTCTGGCGCCTTGCTAGCGGGCTTCAGCCACACTGTAAGACGGGAGCTTGGGTTAGATGATGGCCGTGTAGTCTACCAAAGCGCGCTCCGCTCCGATGTGGCTTCCGTGTGTTCTTGGGAGCACGAATGGCGCTTCCCCTGATTAGAAACAGGAAAGGCGAGCCGGCTGACCGGAGCCGATGATGCCGGGCgacggcgtgtgtgtgtgcgcgcgcgcgcgtgtgtgtgtgtgtgtgttttggaaagCATCCAAAGCAGAAGTTGTTTCCACGCTGGGCCGAACTCTGTCGGTTTCCTGTCCTCgattgttcttttgttttgtgtgcgtgtgtatccTGGCGCCCCAAAGTACAACACCCTTCTCATGTTCaacatgtctgtctgtctgtctgtctgcccgcccgcccgtccgtccgtccgtccgtccgtccgtccttcAAATAGCTTTGAAGTTCTTTTCGTTTCAACGTGTCACTTCCCTCCTTCACCACTGGGGGGGCACCTCTAACCCCGTGCGTGCACGGGTTTGCTTGTGTCAGGCCCTTCGGCCCCATCAGGCCTGAGCGTGACTTCCAGGcggagcgacagcctgggacTTTCCTGGCAGGCGGGCCCAGGCCGGACTCAGCGTTTCAGGCTGCTCGTGTGGGAGCATTCTGGTACGCCTCGGCTTTTGGCCGCGCTTGCTCTCGCGGCCGGCGAGCTGAGCTTCCGTCCGCCTCTCTCGCTAGTGCTCCCGCTGCTGAACGAGACGCTGGAGAGCACCGCCACCTGGCGCGCCGTCGGCGACCTCACGCCGGGCAGGCGCTACAACATTACCCTGGCGACGGAGGCCGGCGGACTGCGCAACCACTCCAGCATCCGCACGCAAACAGGTACAGGTCAAGTTTCGGTTCATCCTCGGAGGACTTTGACTTTGGGCGTCCCTCATCTTTAGCGCCGGCCGCCGTCGCCGACCTGACGGCCGAAGCCGACGGCGCCTCTTTGCGCTTGTCGTGGCGAGGGCCGGCGGGCGAGGCGGACGCTCTGGTGGTGTCGCTGCGTTCGGACGACTCCGCCCCGCTCCAGACGATTCTGCGGCCCGACGCCGGCGGGGTGGCGGTGGCCGGGCCGACGCCCGGCTCAGCCTATCGCGTGACGGTGAGCACCCGCAGCGGCGAGCTCATCAACTCGTCGGAGATCGACGCTCGCACAGGTGGGACGGCTCGGCCCCTCGCGTCTGGCGCGCCATTCCTGCTTTCGGCAATTGTCCGCTCTTGGCGTTTAGCGCCGGCGCCGGTGTCGCTCCTGGCATTGACGCCCTCCGCCCTGGGGGGTCTCCTCTTGTCATGGGCACCCCCCGCCGGGCACTGGGACGGCTACGGGCTCATCCTCCGTGACGGCTCGCGGGAAGTAGTCGCCGCCGTCGACCTGCCCAAGGAGGCCGTCAACTTCACCTTCCCCGGGACCGGACTGCTTCCCGGACGGCGCTACCGAGCCACGCTGGCCGTCAAAAGTGGACGGCTGGCCGCAGAAAGCAGCTGTGACGGAAACATGCGTGAGCCATGTGCAAACACAGCACACGCATTCAAatgcacaaatacacacagccagggccgggccgggccgcaCACTCGCCAACCTGGCACACGTGTTGTGTTGCGGTCAGTTCCGGCGCCCGCGTACGACCTCCACATCCGGCACGCCGACGAAACGTCCTTGAGCGCCATGTGGAGCCACGCCCCCTCCGGGTGGCGGGACGCTTACTTCCTGACCCTGGTCCACGGTAGCCCCGGCCGCCCGCCGTCTCGTCCCATCCCATGGGATCCCGGCTGACCGGCCACTCGGCCCCTCTAGGTGACGTCACTGTGGACACCAGGGCGCTGGAGCCTCACGTGAGGGAGTGCACCTTTAACGTGCTCACGCCCGGGAGGATTTACAACATCACTGTGACGGCCAGGAGCGGAAACCTCAACGCGTCTGTCTTTGTGGAGGGGCGGACAGGTGCCCGTCCGCTCTCCTCTTCTCTCGTGATTGATTGTGCATGTGTGGGTTGATGTGTGCGCCTGTTCCAGTTCCTATGGCGTTGAGCGCCATGACACTGCGCAGCGTGGCCGTGGACAGCCTGCAGGCGTCCTGGGAAAAACCACGCGGGGACGTCGACTCGTACGAGCTGGCGCTACTCCAGGACAGGTGGGCCCGACCGGCCCCATCCCACGGCACAAATGTGGAGCGTTTGACGTCTTGTGTTCTGTTGTCCAGTGTTGTCGTTCAGAACCACAGTGTTGCGCTTCCGGTTGGCCCCGCCTCCTTGCTGCTTTGCGGTCTCACGCCCGGCGCCCTATACAGGCTGGGGGCTGTGGCGGTCAGCGGCGGCGTGCGCTCCAAAGTCACAAGTCTGGAGGGACGGACAAGTGAGTCCGGCGAAGCCGCTTCAACAGCGCAGACGCGAGTCGCACGCGCGTGACCAGCTCGCCGTGTGCTTTTTCAGCTCCGGCATCCGCGAGCGAGGTCACGGCGGTGAACGGTGGCCGTGCGGATACGCTGCGCGTGTCCTGGCGGCCGGCGCTCGGCGCGCTTGACACTTACCTGGTCCGCCTCGAGGACGGCGCGGGAACGGCGCTTCACTCTCAGGCCGTGTCGCGCCACTCGGCGCCCGAGTGCTCCTTTGGCTCCCTGACGGCCGGACGCATGTACGCTGTCGTCATTGTGACCAGGAGCGGCGGCCTGGAGAACGCCACCCGGgttcacgcacgcacacgtgaGTCCCCGGCTCGGGAACCGGAGCCTCCCTAACCGCCTCCCTCCCAAGCCTCCCTCCCGCCCTCCCTGGTCGTGCGCTTGCTTTTGTGCGACCCATGTCTCCCTCTGGCCGGCAGAACCCGCCCCGGCGCAGAACCCGACGGCCGTCCACTCGGCAAGGGACGGCTTCCTCAAGGTGCGTTTGCCGCTCCGTACTGCAGCGGGCTGAGCCTGAGCGGCCGCGTGTCTTGTGTCAGGTGTACTGGCGACCCGCGTCGGGCGACGTGAGCGCGTACGTGGTGGCGCTGTGGTACAACGGCAGCGTGGCCCAGCAGCAGAGCGTGCCGCCCGCGCGCAGCGACTGCGTCTTCGGCTCGCTCACGCCCGGCCGCCTTTACACCGTCACCGTAGCCACGTGGAGCGGAGACCTCGTCAGCAGCGCCGCCACAGACGGACGCACCTGTCAGTCAACGCGCGCGGCAAGCGGTCCGAGATGGCCTCTCCGATGAGGTCCGACGGCTAgcttgctttcttttcttgttCCTTCAGTGCCAGCCTGTGTGTCCAATCTGTCACTGAGCAATGCAGGATCAGGTGAGCTGACCGTCACCTGGAGCCCCGCCCCCGGAGATGTGGATCACTACGAGGTACTCGGGCGTGAAAAATAACCCGAGCGGGCGGGCCCGCACGTTAGCTTAGCGTGCGCGGTGTGCTATCTTGCGCGCAGATCACACTGCTGTTCAACGACACGCGCGTCTTTCCGCCACTCACGTTGGACAGCGCCGCGCGACGCCACCGATTCACGTCGCTGACGGCGGGACGCCTCTACAAGACGGTGGTGTCCGCTGTCAGCGGGCCCAACCAGAGGGCGCTCTTCGTCCAGGGACGCACAGGTACCCGTCGGGTTCCGTTGCCGTTTTCGGATGGCGGCCGGCGCCCGTAGACGTGCCGCTTTTGTTGTCTCCAGTCCCTGCCGCCGTGACGGACCTCCGCCTGACGCCACGGCGCCCCCCCGCTGACGGAGGACTGACGGCCAGGTGGACGCCGGCGCTCGGAGACGTGGACGTGTACGTCGTGTCGCTGTCGGCCGCCGCACGGGTGAGTCGGGCAAGAACGACGACTCGACTTCCCGCCTCCATCCACGACTTCTTCCTCGCTCGCTCCAGGGCGGCGAGGTGGCGGAGTCTCGGCTCGTCCCCGATCACGTCTCGTCTCTGGACTTCTTGGATCTGATCCCGGGCCAGGCCTATAATATCACCGTGCAATCGCGAAGCGGGGAGCTGACCAATAGCGAGGCGACGTCCGGCCGCACGGGTGAGCCCCAGCAAATCAAGCAAATCAAGGGTGCGCTTCCttcaattttcaattttcagCCCCGGCGCCCGTGAGCGGGCTGCAGGCGGACAAGGAGCACACGCCGCACGGCCTGACGGTCACGTGGGAGCGGCCGGCGGGACGCTACGACGCCTTCAGGCTGCTGCTCGCCGACGGCGCCACGCTGGCCGACCTGACGCTGCCGGCCGCCGCCCGCTCGCATCGCCTGGACGGGCTGATGGCCGGGAGGTGGTACGGCGTGACCGTGCTCACGCTCAGCGGGGGCGTGGCCTCCGCCCCAGTCACGGCCGAAGGGCAAACACGTGAGTGAGGCGCGTGGGGGCTTTTTTGCCCGGGCTCCCCTGAAGCTCCGCCCACTGCGTCTTCAGGTCCCGCCGCCGTGAGCAACTTAACAGTGACGTCTGCCAACTCGTCGTCCCTGGGCTTCTCGTGGCGCCACACGGACGGGCACGTCGACATCTACGAGGCGTCGCTCTTCGCTCGGGATGACGAAGAGCGGGAAACGGCCGGCGGGAAGCAGCAGGTGCGTTGGCGGAGGTCGCCGTGGACCGCATTCGCCGCTTTTAACGCCTTGCGCGGCGGCAGGTTTGGGGCGAGCCGGCGGGCGTGCAGAAGGTGTCGCCGGGCGTGGACGCGTGCCTTTTCACGGGCCTGCAGGCGGGAAGTCTGCACCGGCTGCAGGTGGTCAGCTGGAGTCGACACCTGAGCAGCGACTCGGCCGTCGTCGCCAGAACCGGTCAGTCGTCCAGGCGATGGCTGGATGGCCGCGACGTGGCTTTCCCTCCGGCCGGCCCGCGCTTGTCACTCACGCCTTTTCCACTGCTCGGTTTGTTGGTCGGCAGCACCCTCTCCCGTCCGCGGCCTGCGGCTGGACAGTTCCGGGGAGACGGACAAACTGGCAAGCAGCTGGAGCCACGGCGACGGCCGGCGGAGCGCCTACCAGGTGGGACGCACGCACGGCACGGATCGAGCCGAGCGACGCGGTTCAAACCGGAGGCTGTGTGTCAGGTGACCTTGACGGAGGCGTCGGGCGCTGTGGCGGGAGCCCGGCTGCTGGGGGCGGAGCGGAGCGCTCACGTGTTTGCGGGGCTGCTTCCCGGGAGACTCTACCGCCTTGACGTGGTCACGCGCAGCGGCGAGATGAGCAGCAACGCCTCGGCGCTCGCACGCACCGGTAAGCGCCAACAGGTGCGCGCCAATAGGTGCGCGCCAACAGGTGCGCGCCAGCGGGTGCGCGCGCTTGCcccaaacccccccccccccccccctttttttttgtgaatgaaCCTGAAGATGAAACTGAAGCTGAGCGTCAAGATTTTGCTTTCAGCTCCAGCCCCGCCCACCCGGCTGGCGATCGAGCAAGGCCCGGACAACGAGACGCTGGAGCTGGCGTGGGCAGGCCCCGCCTCCGGCGACTACGACAGCTTCGCCGTGGCGTGGACGCCCCCCGACCGCTTGGCGGTCGCTCGCTCGGGCCCGACCGCTCGTCTGCTGGCCGGCGCCTTTCCGGGCCGACGCTACGACTTCACCGTGGCCACCGTGAGCGGGGCGGCGGGCGGGCCAGTGGCCACCAGCCGGCCGATCCGGACCACCGTCACGACAAGTGGGTGGAGAAAAGTCCCCTGCGCCTTTGACCGTTTTGTAAGGTGAGCGCTGTCCCGGCAGGGCCGTCCCCTCTGCGCTCCCTCCGCTGCGTCCCCGTGTCGTCGTCGTCCGTGTCCTGCCGGTGGTCTCCCCCTGTGTCCGACTTGGACTCGTTCGAGGTGGAGTGTCGTCGCCACGACGACGGGGAGTTGACATCGGCCGTGCGTCTGGGGGCCGCCGTCACGGCGGTCACCCTGGACCGATTGGACGCCTTCAGGAAGTACGTGGTCACCGTGAGGGCGGCGTCGCACGGACGCACCGGCGCGCCCAGCACACGCACGGCCGTCACCATGATCGACCGTGAGCACTGGCGCCGACAGACAAACGTCGCCGTCCGGACGTCGGTCGGGGCTTTTGACTGACGTGGCCGTCCGTCTACGCTCCGGCAGGTCCCCCGGCCCCGCCCCCCGGCGTCAGCGTGAGCGCGGCCCAGGTGACGTGGTCGTCCGTCTTGTTTCGCTTCAACTGCTCGTGGTTCAGCGACGTCAACGGCGCCGTCAGATACTTTGCCGTCATCGTGGCTCAGTCGGACGGTAAGGGCTTTCCTTCAGACGAGGTTGGTCtgtggccgccgccgccgccgccgcagcgtTCTGATCGCGCTTGTGTCCCCAAACAGCCCACGAGGTCCTGCTGCCCGAGCAGCGCCACCCACTGCCCTCCTACCGCCATTATGTCAACAACGCCTCGGTCAGGGCCTACCAGAGCGCCTACTTCCTCAACAGATGCCCACGAGATGCCAGCACCACAGCCGGCCAGGTCAAACGCGTGCGCATGCGGGCGGTTGGGCGGGCCGGCCGTGAAGCTGACCGAGCTTTGCTCCCTTTGCTCAGTCGGTGGAGGTCAACTTGGGGGCGGGAGGCGACCGACTGGGCGGGCCCTGTGATCGTTCCCGTGACAACTCCTACTTGGGCGAGAGCTTTGGAGACTTCTGCGACGGCCCGCTCAAGCAGAGAACTTCTTACAGGTCACCACTGACTCCAGTGGGggggcgcggcgcggcgcggcgcgctTGACGCTAACTTGTACGTGTGCGTGCAGACTCAGCGTGCGAGCGTTCACGCGACTGTTTGACGAAAACGGCAGAGAGTTTCCTCAGCCGCTCTTCAGCGACACCTACCTGTCCGCCCCGCTCAGGACGCCCGCAGGTAAGCCATATGCACGCTCGAGCAGGTGTCACCGGCGCTCCTGtgacgtgcgtgcgtgcgtgcgttgcTGCCAGAGCCACTAGGGGGCGCGGTGGAGGGAGCCAGCACCTGCACGTTCGCATTAGGCGTGATGGTGACCCTGGCGTCGCTGCTGCTGTACCGCCGGCGAGTGAGGAAAGTGTAAGTCCGCTTGGCGCCTCGACCCGCCTCGCGCCTTTGCCACTGGGCTtacctttgtttgtttgcagtgCGGCGGCGCAGGAGAACCCACTGGTCAGGGTCAATCTGTGGAAGGAGCCGCATAGCACCGCCACGTACCTGGGCGTCAAGAGGTCAGTGTGTGCGTCTGGCGtgcgctccctccctcccctcccgccccgcctccctccctcgcagTTCCGGCTGACCGCTGTGCTTTTGCTTCTCAGCAGCGCTCGTCGTGTCTCCAGGTGAGTGCGATCGCGACCGTCTGCGCGTTGGCGCGACGTGTTGTGTGACGTGTATGGTGTGCGTGCAGTCCGGTGAAAGCCGCTCACTTTGAGTCTCACCTGTCGAAGCTCCAAGCGGACGCCGGCGTTCTGATGTCAGAGGAGTTTGAGGTAAGGCGTCGGCCGCCGAGCGCCAACTCGGCGGGGCGTCGTCCCGTCCTCACTTGAGGTGTGACCGGTAGGAGCTGAAGGAGGCGGGTCGCAGTCAGCCGGCGGAGGCGGCGCGCCTGCCCGACAACCGCGCCAAGAACCGCTACAACAACATCTTGCCGTGTGCGTTCCCTTCCTGCTCGGCCGAGCCCGGTGCCCGCGTGCACCCCGCGTAACGCACCTGAATGCGCTTTTCCAGATGATTCCACACGGGTCAAGCTGTCATGTCTGGACGACGACTCGTGCTCCGACTATATTAACGCCAGCTACGTGCCGGTACGCACGCGCTCTGCACGCTATGCGCTCTGCACGACGTGTCGCCTGAGTTGCTCCCGCTTGTGTTGCAGGGTTACAACTTCCGTCGCGAGTACGTGGCCACGCAAGGCCCGCTGCCCGCCACCAAGAACGACTTCTGGAGGATGCTGTGGGAACACGGCGTGCGTGTCGTCGTCATGGTGACGCAGTGCGTGGAGAAGGGACGGGTACGATGCGCGACGCGGCCTGACCTCGTGACCTCTACGCGGTGCAGATGACCTGACGGTGACGCCTCCGCCGTGTCGGTCGCGCAGGTCAAGTGCGAGCGCTACTGGCCTTGCTACGATGAGACGGCGTACTACGGCGAGCTGCTGGTCCAGATGACGTCCGAGTCGGTTCTTCCCGAGTGGACGGTCCGCGACTTCCGGATTTCCCcggtgagcgagcgagcgagcgagcgttaTGCCCGCGGGTCACCGCTAACTGTGGCGACTGCCACGCTCACAGGAGAGAGGCGGAGCCCCCCGTGCCATCCGCCACTTCCACTTCACCGTTTGGCCCGACCACGGAGTCCCCGAGGGCACGCACGCCCTAGTCCAATTTGTCAGGACCGTGCGAGAATTCGCGGACCGCTCGGCCACCGCCGGGCCCACCGTGGTCCACTGCAGGTTGCGGAGCACGCGCAGCGGGTCGTGCCGTCACGTCTGCCTCTTTTCACGTGGGTTGGTTTTCAGCGCCGGCGTGGGCCGCACGGGGACCTTCGTCGCGCTGGACCGCCTGCTGCAGCAGCTGGACGGCAAAAGCGGCGTGGACGTGTACGGCTGCGTCTTTGACCTGCGCCTCCACCGCCAGCACATGGTCCAGACCGAGGtgaggccggccggccggccggctgccCTGGCCATCTCTCGATGGTCACGGTGATGTCACTTGAGAAGGTTGATGTATAAAAGgggtaggaaaaaaacaagcaatagcttcttcctactcctttttTGAACATGTAGATTTATGTGCCATGTGaaaatgtgggaaaaaaaggattttgtgtttggtcgATCTTATgttcaaaaatgaatttcaCTTCACTTCCCATCGCAGTGCCAGTACGCCCTCCTGCATCAATGCGTGCGCGATGTGCTGAGAGCACGCAAACATCAGAGCGACTACGCCATCTATGAAAACTTTGACCCAGACTTGTGCCGCCGCGGTGGGTGAGAACGATGGTGGCGTCCTTGCGCAATGATGTCGCCGCTCACGCCCCTTTGTCGCTCTCCTGTTCCAGAGCTGATCTACTCGGGCCGCTGACGCAAGGAAGCGCCGTGGCTAGGATGGAAGCGAATGAATGCATTtacttttacatttgaaaatgatgtcAATATGATGAGTAATCCATAGCAGGAAGTATAGATTTGAACACTTTTTACTGCAAACTTGTCTATCTATATGTCGTATCCGTTGAGCTTTCGCTGAGCCAGCAAATAAAGGGAGCTAGCAACAATGTTGCGGTGTTTGTTGAGCTACTTCTCTCCAGTTTTTTTGGCTTCAACCTGTGACGCTTGAGGTGACACTTGAGGACAATGACGTCACAAGCCTGTGCTGCGAGCACCTTTCCGACGAACGCGCTGAAAAGTGGGCGTTCCCCTGGGCGGACCGGAGTGGAGTCGTCCGCGGAGCGAGTGCAGGTGCGCAATCAGTTGGCTCTTGACAAGTGGGCGCCTCGTGGAACAGCTCGTCTCGTGGAGCGCAGCAGCACAGCAGCGCAAAGGTCAGTCAATGCGACGCCGACGCAGGCAGAGCCGCCTGCTACGGCCGGCCATTGCGTCGAGTCCGGCCGGGCGCTGCAACGATGCCACGTGACGGAAGACCACGGCCGCCATGATGTCACTTCCCCCCGCACACTTGGCCAGGTAAGCAGGTAGAAGACGCTGCCATTCACTTTGGTAGTTCCTTTGTGAACATGACGTGTGTAAGTATGAGGGACCCGTGAGGGACCCGCTCACGAGCAGACAAGTATGTAGTCAAAGTAGCAAAAGAAAGCGAGTAGAGATTTGTCAGAGGAAAGTGAGCTAAATGTCGAGTAGATACCTTGAGCAGAAACGAGCCAAAAGTGGAGTGGATGCTTAAACGTGTGTCTGTCTGCTTTAATAACGATCGCTTGTTTCGAGATGACGCTCTCCTCCGGCGGTAGTGACGTCACGCTAGGCCGCTAACTTACATGTTGACAGATGACGATCGCAAGTTTCATTATCagaatatttatttgtggCTAAGAAAAACAGAGAACAAAACTATTTGTTGCTCTGCAAACACTAGCTGCCATATTGAGTCCAGGTCACGTCAGGtggggaaacaaaacaagcggGCTGTCTCCATGGCAGCCGGATGCGGCGGGCGCCCCCCGGTGGCGGCTTGAGGAATGCGGAGGCGTCCTCCAAAAAGGACAAGTGTGCTGATGCCAATCCCTTTGTGCCTTCACTCCATTTCCAACGCCGTTTGTCCACCAAGTAGACTTACTGATTACTCGTCAACACTTCGTAACACGCAGTCAATGCCTCAACATGCAAAATGGCGTCAGGGTGGGACAAACGCGGACGAGCGTAACAGCCGTGGCTTTGCCCGCTCGGGAGCGTTGCTGACCGCCAAGCAGTTTCCCGTGCCATGTTCTGAGCCCGACTGAACAAGCGAGAACACAAAGTGTACGGGTTCAACTGGCTTTGGACTCGATGCTCAGCGGGGTTTCTGTGGACGTGTGCGCCATGGCGtcatgttgctttttttttttttctcttttagtGTGAAAGGATGCTACAAAGTCCACTTCCTGTCCTGGCCTCATCCTAACCCTCACTTCAGGGGAGAAGGCAATCAAAAAATCAGGTGAGGAAAACGCAAATGTCTCTTTCTTGGACCGGCGGCCGGGCGGCCAATCAGAAGGCCTGCTGGGCGGGGTTGTAGTTGAAGGTGGAGGGAACGTGAGGTCGCTCTTCCAGTTTGTCGTATTCCAGGTGGAACTCCTGATtgggagggttagggttagcatgtgcggctgtgtgtgtgtgtgtgtgtgtgcgtgcgtgcgtgcgtgcgtttgcGTGATACCTTGGCAACCTTCCTCCAGTTGAGGCAGTCAAAGAAGTAGTACGTGCCCCTCTCGTAGGCGTTTGTCTTGAGCGACGGCTCCATGCCGGGCGCCCGCGTGATCCACACCCGCTCCTCCTTGTGGTAGCGCCAGTCCCTGTTGAAGCTAGCGTGCCCACACATGTTGTGATGCGCCAGGCTCgctcgtgcgtgcgtgcgtgcgtgcgtgtgtgcggcTCTCACAGCTCCACGGCGgccagcagctgcagcaggtCGCCGCCGTTCATGTAGTAAAGGTAAAAGAGGAGGTCCTCACCGTAGCGGGACAACTTGATGGCGGCCAGCTGGACGGCAGCACAATGTCAGCACCTGCaggcgcgcacgcgcacatgGCCGTACCTTGTCCCGTATGTGGACGTTGGTCAAGTATTCCGACGGTACGTGAAAATCTGCCCGGCGAGGAGGAAAGCAAGCGACCGGCTCCGGTTAACCCACTCTGGGCAGTTGTTCTGCGCCGCCAAACTCACCGATGTCCTGCGGCCGGCACGGCGCCGACGCCCACGGAGACGCAAACTTGGGGTAGAGGTTCCTGCAGGGCGGCAGGACAAgatgagagggggggggggggtgattggGGGGGGTGATTGGGGGGCAACGGCGGCGTACTCGGGCGAGTTGAGGTTGAGGCCTAGCGTGGTGAGGTCGGATCCGAGAGCCAGGTGCACCGTGCCGGGCTCGGTCTCGGCCGCCCGGATGAACGTCAGCAGGCCGATCATGCCGAATTGGTCCGTTACCATGCCGAGCGGGATGTTGCTCACGCGTCCTGCAAGCGAGCGGCGTGAGGCTGCGCGTGCGCCCGGCCGGCTTTGTTGGCTCGGGCGCGCCCGCGTGTCTCACCGTCGGGCAGCACCTGTATTCCTTTCTTGTGCTGGTTGTCGCTGCTCGCCGACACACAACTTTTGTCACCCGGAAACTTTGGAGCGTCTGTGTTGGAGGCGGGCTTacctgaagagccgaggttcTGAGCGGCCGAGACGAGAGTCAGCCCACAGCAATTCGCCGGCGGCTTTGCAGCgagtgcgcgcgcgcgtcaCCGTTTTGCCGTCGTCGCCGGGGTCTTTGGTCTGGTAGTTTGGGCCCGGTAGTGCTGGGAAATCCTCGTTGTGGATGGAGAAGTCTTGCGACTGCTCGCCAGACGGCTTAGTTACCATGCCAACTGCGGGGAGGGGTCACGGCCGTGATGAGCCTGACAAAAGCGGCGCGcgcgcgctcgctcgctcgctcggcgtGTCACTCACCGTAGGGCGCCCGCCCGGCCAGCGGGTTGAGCAGCGGCGCGGGGTTGGCGCCGCCGTCTCGCCGACCGCGGTCGGCCAGCGCCGGGAAGTCGGACGGGTCCAGGCCCGTCACGTTTTCGCTGCCATCTGCCAACGCCACGCAGGTCAGGAAGGAGAGGAAGCGCCCCGGCCATTGTCATCGGAGGCGGGAAAGGTGGCGATGGTGACCGAACCGCCGTTGTGTGCGGCTTTACCTGTGCCGTTGAAGACGTTGAATCCGGGAGTCCTGCTCACGCCGAAACCTGACATGCTGGcacaagcacgcacgcacgcaggtcACACGAGCGCCGGGGTCCCGGCCCGTGGGCTCCGAGTGGGACAGTACCTGCTGATGGTGAAGGCTTGCCGCGACTGTTTGGGCATTCCAATGATGCTGGGTGAGGGGCCGCCGGGACTccgccccccgcccccccgttCTCCCCCCACCTGCTGGTTGTGGTTGAGGACGGCGCGGCCGCTCTTGGGCGGAATCCCCCTGCCGTGAGGCCACTTTTGGTGACTCGGAAAACACTTTGGCGTATTCGCTGACCTCTGTTGAGTGACAAGTGGCGGCGTACCTGCCGGGCGAGGGAGGCGTGTGCGCGGCGGCCGACTGAGCGAGTCCGCTTCGACTCGGCGGCAGCGCGCCGCTGTTGAGGCCGCGCGCGGGGAAGCCGAGCGCGCCTGAACGCAACGAGAAGAAGAATCAGCACCCGACTTGAGAGCCGGATGACGGGTCGCGGGGGCTTACTCTGAGGGCCGTAGAGACTGGCTCCCAGCTGCGACAGCTGTCCCGAGGCGGAGGACAGGGCCGCCGTGGTCTGAAAGACAAAGGCATCTCGCTGACGCCCGCCGGCGTCGGCGAGGTCATCCACGGCGGCGCCGCTTACGTCTTTGTCGGCGCGCTGCGGGAAGACGGACGGCTGGCCGTAGTAGAGGCCGCCCGGC
This genomic window from Syngnathus acus chromosome 23, fSynAcu1.2, whole genome shotgun sequence contains:
- the ptprb gene encoding receptor-type tyrosine-protein phosphatase beta isoform X3: MGAPRIAVVVWMLQVLIGSAGTDETRHACRPSVMDVMSGWDGMRLTVSARGRNCSLAVRCADAAEDIRCARRSREEGRADAEANVTASAWPAGAVVFTCDLRHMEPGSAYLLQVHAGGATPEVANVSVHTCPSAPSGLSVTSRRSDSLGLSWQAGPGRTQRFRLLVWEHSVLPLLNETLESTATWRAVGDLTPGRRYNITLATEAGGLRNHSSIRTQTAPAAVADLTAEADGASLRLSWRGPAGEADALVVSLRSDDSAPLQTILRPDAGGVAVAGPTPGSAYRVTVSTRSGELINSSEIDARTAPAPVSLLALTPSALGGLLLSWAPPAGHWDGYGLILRDGSREVVAAVDLPKEAVNFTFPGTGLLPGRRYRATLAVKSGRLAAESSCDGNMLPAPAYDLHIRHADETSLSAMWSHAPSGWRDAYFLTLVHGDVTVDTRALEPHVRECTFNVLTPGRIYNITVTARSGNLNASVFVEGRTVPMALSAMTLRSVAVDSLQASWEKPRGDVDSYELALLQDSVVVQNHSVALPVGPASLLLCGLTPGALYRLGAVAVSGGVRSKVTSLEGRTTPASASEVTAVNGGRADTLRVSWRPALGALDTYLVRLEDGAGTALHSQAVSRHSAPECSFGSLTAGRMYAVVIVTRSGGLENATRVHARTQPAPAQNPTAVHSARDGFLKVYWRPASGDVSAYVVALWYNGSVAQQQSVPPARSDCVFGSLTPGRLYTVTVATWSGDLVSSAATDGRTLPACVSNLSLSNAGSGELTVTWSPAPGDVDHYEITLLFNDTRVFPPLTLDSAARRHRFTSLTAGRLYKTVVSAVSGPNQRALFVQGRTVPAAVTDLRLTPRRPPADGGLTARWTPALGDVDVYVVSLSAAAGGEVAESRLVPDHVSSLDFLDLIPGQAYNITVQSRSGELTNSEATSGRTAPAPVSGLQADKEHTPHGLTVTWERPAGRYDAFRLLLADGATLADLTLPAAARSHRLDGLMAGRWYGVTVLTLSGGVASAPVTAEGQTRPAAVSNLTVTSANSSSLGFSWRHTDGHVDIYEASLFARDDEERETAGGKQQVWGEPAGVQKVSPGVDACLFTGLQAGSLHRLQVVSWSRHLSSDSAVVARTAPSPVRGLRLDSSGETDKLASSWSHGDGRRSAYQVTLTEASGAVAGARLLGAERSAHVFAGLLPGRLYRLDVVTRSGEMSSNASALARTAPAPPTRLAIEQGPDNETLELAWAGPASGDYDSFAVAWTPPDRLAVARSGPTARLLAGAFPGRRYDFTVATVSGAAGGPVATSRPIRTTVTTRPSPLRSLRCVPVSSSSVSCRWSPPVSDLDSFEVECRRHDDGELTSAVRLGAAVTAVTLDRLDAFRKYVVTVRAASHGRTGAPSTRTAVTMIDRPPAPPPGVSVSAAQVTWSSVLFRFNCSWFSDVNGAVRYFAVIVAQSDAHEVLLPEQRHPLPSYRHYVNNASVRAYQSAYFLNRCPRDASTTAGQSVEVNLGAGGDRLGGPCDRSRDNSYLGESFGDFCDGPLKQRTSYRLSVRAFTRLFDENGREFPQPLFSDTYLSAPLRTPAEPLGGAVEGASTCTFALGVMVTLASLLLYRRRVSAAAQENPLVRVNLWKEPHSTATYLGVKSARRVSSPVKAAHFESHLSKLQADAGVLMSEEFEELKEAGRSQPAEAARLPDNRAKNRYNNILPYDSTRVKLSCLDDDSCSDYINASYVPGYNFRREYVATQGPLPATKNDFWRMLWEHGVRVVVMVTQCVEKGRVKCERYWPCYDETAYYGELLVQMTSESVLPEWTVRDFRISPERGGAPRAIRHFHFTVWPDHGVPEGTHALVQFVRTVREFADRSATAGPTVVHCSAGVGRTGTFVALDRLLQQLDGKSGVDVYGCVFDLRLHRQHMVQTECQYALLHQCVRDVLRARKHQSDYAIYENFDPDLCRRELIYSGR